The DNA segment CCCCGCGCGCTCGCGAAGCTCGAGGACGCGAAGCGCCTCGAGTACGAGCTCAACTACACGGAGCCGCCGTCGTGGTACCTGCCGGTGCGGCAGCTCCAGGGCTCGACGCTGCTCGCTCTGGGTCGGCCGGCCGAGGCGGAGGCGGCCTTCCGCGACGATCTCGTCGCTCAGCCCGAGAACGGCTGGTCGCTCTTCGGGCTCGCGGAGAGCCTGCGCGCGCAGGGCAAGCCCGACGACGAGATCCGCACGCGCTTCGGGACCGCCTGGGTCGCGGCCGACGTCAAGCTGGAGAAGCCGCGCTTCTGAGCCAGGCGCGCTGCACGCGCGTGTCGGTCGAGAGCTCGGGGTGGAACGTCGCGGCCCAGATCGGCCCGCTCGAGACGAGCGCGGGGTCGGACCTCACACGAGCGAGAACGGCGACGCTCGGTCCGACGCGCGTGATCCGCGGCGCGCGGATCAGCACGCATTCCAGGCCCGCGAACTCCGAGGCAGGGTCGTCGGTCTCGGCCCTGCACACGAACGAGTCGAGCTGCGTGCCGTAGGCGTTGCGGTCGACGTCGATGTCGAGCGCGCCGAGCGAGCGCTGCGCCGGCCCGCGCACCTCGCGGGCGAGCAGGATCGCGCCCGCGCAGGTGCCGAGCACGGGCCGTCCCGAGGCCAGGAACCGCAGCAGCGCGGGCTCGAGCGCGTCGCGCTCGAGCCCGCGGAGCATCGCGGTCGACTCGCCGCCGGGAAGCACGAGCGCGTCGACGCGCTCGAGCTCGGCCGGAACGCGCACGAGCTGCGGCTCGGCGCCGACGCTGCGAAGCGCGCGCAGGTGCGCTTCGAAGTCGCCCTGCAGCGCGAGCACGCCGACTCTCACCAGCCGCGTCTCGCCAGCCGCTCCGCTTCGGGAATCGTCTCCATGGCCAGTCCGGGCATGGCCTCGCCGAGCCCGCGCGACGCTTCCAGCCACTCCTTCGGGTCCTGCCAGTGCGTGGTCGCGCGCACGATCGCGCGCGCGCGCGCTGCCGGGTCGGCCGACTTGAAGATCCCCGAGCCGACGAAGACGGCCTGCGCGCCGAGCGACATGCACAGCGCCGCGTCGGCGGGCGTCGCGATTCCGCCGGCCGCGAAGTTCGGAACCGGAAGCGCGCCAAGCTCCGCCACGCGCAGCACGAGCTCGTAGGGCGCGGCGTACTCCTTGGCTCGCGCCATCAGCTCGTCGCGCGGCGCGGACTGGAGCGCGCGCATCTCGCGGCCCATCCGCCGCAGGTGGCGCACGGCCTCGACGATGTTGCCACTGCCGGCCTCTCCCTTGGTGCGCATCATCGCGGCGCCCTCGCCGATCCTTCGCAGCGCCTCGCCGAGGTCGCGACCGCCGCAGACGAACGGCGTGCGGAACGCCGACTTGTCCACGTGGTGCTCTTCGTCGGCGGGCGTCAGCACCTCGCTCTCGTCGATGAAGTCGACGCCGATCGCCTCGAGCAGCCGAGCTTCCTGGGTGTGGCCGATCCGGCACTTGGCCATCACGGGAATCGAGACCGCCCTGCGCACGGACTCGATCACCTCGACCGACGCCATCCGCGCCACGCCGCCGTCGCGGCGGATGTCGGACGGAACCCGCTCGAGCGCCATCACCGCCGCCGCACCCGCGTCCTCGGCCAGGCGCGCCTGCTCGGCGTTCGTGACGTCGAGGATCACGCCGCCCTTCAACATCTCTGCGAGTCCGACCTTCAACCGATACAGCTCGTCGTTCATCTGGATTCTCCTTGGGGTGTGAGTGTCAGATCAGCTCGCCGCGCGCGATCGGGATCACGCGCCCGCCGACCGAAACGTGCAGCCCTTCGCCCGCGCGCCGCGCGCGCACGTGCAAGAGCGATGGCCGGCCGATCTCGTAGCCCTGCTCGATTCGCACGTCGAGGTCGGCCGCGCCGAGCGCCGAGTGCCGCAGCAGGTAGGCGCCGAGCCAGCCGGCCGCGCTGCCGGTCGCGGGGTCCTCGGCGACGCCGGCATCGGGCGCGAAGCTCCGCGCGCAGATGTGGTTGCGGGGGTCGCGCGCCCCGCGCGCGAAGACGTACAGGCTTCCCGGCCCGGCCGCGCGAACCAGGCGCTGGTGCGCGGCGGCGTCGATGCGGCAGGCGCGCAGCGCTTCGAGGTCGCGAAGCGGCACGAGGAGCTGGTGCCAGCCCGAGGTCGCGACCTCGAGCGGAAGCCTCGCGTCGAGCGCGTCCGGCGACAGACCGAGCGCTGCCGCGACCAGGTTCGAATCCGGTCCCGCGGCGAACGTCGCGCGCGGCGCCGAGAGCCAGACGAGCCCGTCCCTCGCGAACTCCACGCGAACGGGACCGATCCCCAGCCGCAGCACCAGCGC comes from the Deltaproteobacteria bacterium genome and includes:
- the pdxT gene encoding pyridoxal 5'-phosphate synthase glutaminase subunit PdxT produces the protein MRVGVLALQGDFEAHLRALRSVGAEPQLVRVPAELERVDALVLPGGESTAMLRGLERDALEPALLRFLASGRPVLGTCAGAILLAREVRGPAQRSLGALDIDVDRNAYGTQLDSFVCRAETDDPASEFAGLECVLIRAPRITRVGPSVAVLARVRSDPALVSSGPIWAATFHPELSTDTRVQRAWLRSAASPA
- the pdxS gene encoding pyridoxal 5'-phosphate synthase lyase subunit PdxS; this translates as MNDELYRLKVGLAEMLKGGVILDVTNAEQARLAEDAGAAAVMALERVPSDIRRDGGVARMASVEVIESVRRAVSIPVMAKCRIGHTQEARLLEAIGVDFIDESEVLTPADEEHHVDKSAFRTPFVCGGRDLGEALRRIGEGAAMMRTKGEAGSGNIVEAVRHLRRMGREMRALQSAPRDELMARAKEYAAPYELVLRVAELGALPVPNFAAGGIATPADAALCMSLGAQAVFVGSGIFKSADPAARARAIVRATTHWQDPKEWLEASRGLGEAMPGLAMETIPEAERLARRGW
- a CDS encoding PhzF family phenazine biosynthesis protein; translated protein: MSSSKGQRYEIFDVFAESPYAGNPLAVVHGAAGLDTAEMQAIAREMNLSETAFVLGDAARDGAHDVRIFTPSHELPYAGHPTLGTAFAIREACLGGETDALVLRLGIGPVRVEFARDGLVWLSAPRATFAAGPDSNLVAAALGLSPDALDARLPLEVATSGWHQLLVPLRDLEALRACRIDAAAHQRLVRAAGPGSLYVFARGARDPRNHICARSFAPDAGVAEDPATGSAAGWLGAYLLRHSALGAADLDVRIEQGYEIGRPSLLHVRARRAGEGLHVSVGGRVIPIARGELI